The genomic stretch cagctctcagcctgtcttcatcaGAGAAAATTATTAGATGTGAAAAAGCCTCTTCACTCTCATTTCAagctgccctctgctccctgctgtgtTATGGCACAGCTCCTGGTCCCAGGCTAACACTGTGTCAGCCCAAAATGACAAAGTTTGAAGATCTCCAGCTGTGCAGTGGAGCTCGAAATAACCTGGTGGTGCTGCTCTCTGCCAGGTGATGGACAGGGAGAGTGGTgcctccagcacagctctgcacccctgggagctcagggtgtgcctgtgtcctgctctggagcctggagagcagctgagctgcagagaagCCAGGATTGCACTCCTGATAATGgcatttccagctgctctgggcacggaCAGCATCGGGCAGGAGCTGAAGGAAACATTGCACACATTGCTGGTAAGAATTCCTGAGCTTTAAATGAAAGGGTTCAGGTGCAGTCTAAACCTTAGCGGGGGAAATTTGTTTGTAGGCACCGCAGTGTCCATGGAGGTCCTGAAGCACGTCGGGAGCCTGCTGGGGTGTGAACAGGAAACAGGAGGAAACAAGTTTTGTTTTTAGCACCAGATCTCATTTCCCTGCCTGTGCTTCTGGCAAGTCTCAGCTCGACCCcgtttttctttcctattttcttGCAGCTTTACTCTGTCCATCTCTCTTCACGGCACTGATTTGCAGCTCAGCCATGCTTTTGCAGCATCCTCCTGCCAGCTGGGAATGTTCTGATGGCTGGGGGTCACAGGCCTGGTCTGTAGGGGTTTATTCCTGAAGAATCATCAATAATTCATGCAGGAGCTCCTCCAACTCCTCCTGGGCAGGCCAGACTTGTCACCAGTGCTGGGATCTGGGCAGCCAGATCGGGGACAGTGCTCAGAGGGCTCACAGCCTGGTGACAGGTACtcctcccagcctttccctgaaCAAACTGGTACTCAAAATCCCACCTGGTCCCTGTCTTTGGGGAGGAAAATGAGTGGTTTGGAGGTTTGGAATCCTCCCAGCTGAGGGGTGGGGGTGGCAGCAAGTGGGGTCTGGCAGGTGGGTGCTGGAGTCAGGGGGAATTCACCTCCTGTGGTGTCAGTGATGGGTTAAACACGGAGCACTCGGGGAGAGTGGCTTGCTCTGCAGTGGGCCTGGGAGGTGATGGGGGAAGGAAACCCCACGCAGGGCTCCTCAGGGAACCCCCACAGTCCTGGGGTGtcatatttatttcctttcccttgtGATGTTCCAGCGCGGTTCTTCTGTTCCGCTCCATTCCcgaaaaggaaaagcatttaaaaaacgCGAGGTGGAGGGATAACAGTCCCAGCAGAAGGAAGTGGCCTTCCCATCTCCCCTCCCAAAATTGGGCACGGGCTGCGAGACATCCGCTTCTCCACCCGGAGCTCCGTGGGCAGCGGGAGTGAGGGGAGCGAGCGGGGATCATCCCTCCGGGAGAGCCCTGGGCTGCGCGGGAGGAAGCGCGAGCACAAAGCAGGGAAATGACTTGGCAAAGGTCACCTGGAGCTGGGGCCGAGCCCAGGAATAGCGCCGGGCTCCGGCCACCCCCGCGGCACCGTCCCTTCCTCCCGCTGTGCTGAGGGCACAGCTcgtggcactggggtggcttTGGCTTTGCTGCTCTTTGGGGCATCAAAATTCGCCATGACAAAGAAAAGTGATGTCAGCAGAGGCTCACCTGGGAAAACCAGAGCGGTGAGGGGAGTCGGGGGAGGATGGGAAtaggctggggggacaggggtgcccatcaaggctggaaaagcaggaggagagggCGAGGTGGGCACAGGACACCAAAGGCAGCTGGAGGCTGCCTGGGAGGTGTGGAGACACAAAGATGACGTGGCTGGTGGGGCTCCAACCACACCTTGAGGATACTCCATAACAGCCAAAGAAAATTCCATGTGACCTTCCCTGTCCTGAATGCCTTCAGTCACCTCAAGACCAAATCAAACCCAGCCTGGGGTCTGGgagctctgcaggctcaggagGAATACATGGAACACCTTCAGGCTGTGCTAcctgtgtgtgcacagctgGCCAGCTGTGGTGATACTGTGCAACAGCTGGGCAGCCTGAAGGTGGGGGCTTGGGGTGAGGTGCTGAAATAAGGCCAAGAAGGGATTTCATGGTGCAGGAGTGACGCCAGGGAAATCAGCACTGAGCCAAGCTGGGATGGAGCATGTGCCAAGAGAGGGagcagccaggacagacagatgcagggatggggagaggcCTGAACGGACACAGGCTGTATGTGCCAGcacctccctccttccctcgtGCCCTCCCGGCTGTGTTTGGTGTGGCCACGCTCCTGCTGATTCATCAGCTCATTTTGGTATGtccagctggagctggtgaCATCATCACCTTTGTACTGGGAAAGGTGACTCGGGCACATCGCCCTCCAAAGGCAGAGCAAGGAGCAGGGATTGCACTTGGATttagacaaaatgaaaatatgtcaAAGTCTGAGATGTAAAAGTGTGGGGAACAAGGCTTTGGGACAATGCAGGAGCAGGAGTCCATCACCTCTTCCTGAAGCACAAGAGGTTTGTGGTGGGTCAGGGCCTGCAGGAATCCCACCTTCTGGGCAGCGTGCTCTGCAGGTGACAGCGGTGACGGTCCCCCCCGGCTGGGATCGGAGGGCACGTCCACACCCTCTCGCAGCCGGGCCCGTGCCGCCCCACGAgcccccaccccgccccggcATTGTACCGGTCCGGTCCTCCCTTTTCCTGTAGGTGGGGTTTCCATAGGATGTCGGCCACTCCATCCCAGCCCGGCCAGCCGGCCGGTGGCTGCTCCGGGGACGGTCCCTCCGCTCCGGGCTGTCCCGGCCCGGGGAGCTCCCGGTGATGGCAGCGCGGGGGACAACCACCAGCCCTGCTTGTGATTTCCCCTCCTTTCCAAGCTCTGGCTGGACCCCACGGCCCTCGGAGCTGGGAGAGGATGCCGAGGCCCTGCGGTGGCCCTGAGGACTCTGCAGGGATGCGGTGGCCGGCGGGACAGCCCATGgcagcgcggcggggccgcgggggctctgccagcagcgtgctggggctggggccgcTCGGCGCTGCGGCTGCCGGCGCTGTGGTGGTGGTACCTGTTCCTGAGCGCCGATGCCCAGGAGGTGGCCACGTTCACGGTGCAGTACCGGGTGCTGGAGGAGGTGCCCCCGGGAACTGTCATAGGGAGCCTGGCCGAGCATTTTGAGGGCGGCGAGAGCGGCGAGGTGGCCGAGACCTTCCAGCTGATGGAGACCCCCGGCAGGTTCCCGCTGCACGTGGGCAGTGGGGATGGGGTGCTCAGCACGGCCGGGCGGGTGGacagggagcagctgtgccGCCACAGTGATCCCTGCTGGGTGTCCTTCAACGTGCTGGCCGCCCAGAACCCGGCCCTGATCCACGTGGAGGTTCAGGTGATGGACGTCAACGACAACGCGCCGCGGTTCCCCACGCccgagctggagctggagatcTCAGAGAGCGCATCCCTGCGGACACGGATCCCTCTGGATCGAGCCCTGGATGCTGACGCTGGCCCCAACGCCCGCTGCTCCTACGCCCTCTCCCCCAGCGAGCACTTTGCTCTGGAGGTCGTCTCCAGCTCCGATGGGACGAGGCACGCGGAGCTCGTCGTGGTTAAGGAGGTGGACCGGGAGCTGCACTCCTCCTTTGACCTTGTGCTGACAGCCACTGATCACGGGGAGCCACCAAAATCAGGTACTGCTTTGATTAAAGTCATTGTCCTCGACTCCAATGACAACAGCCCCGTGTTTGCAGAGAGCTCCCTGACGGTGGAGGTTCGGGAGGACGCCCAGCCCGGGACCCTCCTTGTGATGGTCACGGCCACTGACCCCGACCAGGGTCCCAATGGGGAGATCGAGTACAGCCTGAGCAGGCACGCGCCCCCCGAGGTGCTGAGCACCTTCAGCATCGACGCCCGCACGGGCAGCATCCTCCTGAGGCTCCCTCTGGACTATGAGGAGACCCACACCTACGAGCTGGACGTGCAGGCACGGGACCTGGGCGCCAACCCCATCCCAGCGCACTGCAAGGTCCTGGTCAGGGTCCTGGACGTCAACGACAATGCTCCCGATGTCCACGTCACCTGGGCCGCGCGGGAGCCCGTGCTGTCCGAGGCCCTCCCCAAGGACAGCTTTGTGGCCCTGGTGACAGCCAGCGACCCCGACTCGGGAACCAACGGGCAAGtgctctgctccctcagccAGGGGTACGAGCACTTCAGGCTGAAGAGGACCAACAGCCACAGCTTTGCGCTGCTGACCAACGCCTCGCTGGACCGCGAGCGGCGTGCTGAGTACAACCTGACGCTGGTGGTGCGGGACATGGGGGACCTGTCCTTGGCCGTGCTGAAACACCTCACCATCTGCATCAGCGATGTCAACGACAACGCTCCAGCCTTCGAGAAGGCCGTCTATGAGGCTGCTGTTGATGAGAACAGTGAAGCACCTGCCTTCCTGCTCACCGTCCGTGCCACCGACCCCGACCTGGGCTCCAACGGGAAAGTCACCTACAGGATCCTGGACCCCTCTGCTTTGGGGCTGGTCTCAGTTGATCCCATCACTGGAGACATTTTTGCCCTCCAAGCTTTTGATTATGAGCATGTGAGGAGCCTGGAGTTCCTGGTGACAGCAGAGGATGGAGGGCATCCCAAGCTGGCATCCAACATCTCCATCAGGCTGGCTGTGCTCGACCGGAACGACAACGCACCCATCATCACCACACCAGCACTGGTGGGAGGAGTGGCCACGCTCTCTGTCCTGGTCAATGTGGACactgggtgctgctgggtggTCCCCGGGAATGGGAGcacccagggggctgtggcAGTGACCAATGCCACACTCGTGTCGTGCCCTGCCAACCCCTTCCTCTTCACCATCGTGGCCAAGGATGTGGACTCCGGCATCAACGGGGCTCTCCGGTATGATCTGGTGGGTGGGGATGATGCCGGGCTCTTCATCCTGGACCCCCTCCTGGGGCAGGTGTCCCTCAATGCCAGCAATGCCAGCAGCCTGGCCGGCAGCCAGCGGGAGCTGCTGGTCCGGGTGAGTGACCAGGGGGACACCCCCCTGCACACCCTGGCTCGGCTCCGCTTGCTGTTCCGGCGGCACGGGGCCTTCTCCAAGATGTCAGCGCGGGATCCCGGCTGGCCCGGTCTCTCCGTGGTGCTGCTGATCTGCCTGGCCGCTCTCCTGGGCGGGTGCGTGCTGCTGCTGGCGCTGACCCTGTCCCTGCGCAAGAAGGACAAGAAGGACGGCATGGCCTACAACTGCCGGGAGGCAGAGGACGCccgcaggcagcagcagctcaagaAGCCGCACAGGCAGATCCAGAAGGCCGACATCCACCTGGTGCCGCTGCTCCGGGGCCGCCCCCGGGAGCCCGAGCCCCCCCCGGCctgccaggaggagcagcccggcacagccacCCCTGCGGCCGGGGGGTCCCCACAGGCGCCCCTCCACCTCACCCCCACTCTCTACAGGACGCTGAGGAATCAGAGGACACAAAAAGgctcagaggagcagcagggcgCCTTCGAGCTGCCCGTCCTGCAgcgccggccctgcccgccccaCAGAGCCAAACACGCGGTGAAGGAGGCTGTGGGCCCCGCGGAGGCACCGCTGCACGGCAAGAGCTTGGTGAAGCCACCCATGGGAGAGCCCCGAGTGCCAGCCGAGCAGCCCGTGGGTGCGGGGGCAGccgggcagccccagccccaccagcagATCCTCAGGAGCCTGGTCCGGCTGTCGCTGGTGGCCCTGgcggagcagagcccgaccgGGGAATTCGCCATGGAGTCGCCCCCAGTGCAGGTAGGAGCGGCTCCGGGCGTTCCCAGAGTGTGCGCACCCCCAGTCCTTCCTTGCCTGGGCCGTGCCCACCCTGCGGTGGTGGGAATGTGCAGCCTGAGGGGCTTTGCTTCGCCTGGGTAGGATGAACAAACACCCCCACCCAGCAGGGTCACCCCAGCAGGGTCAccccagcaggacaggcaggagCGGGGCTGTCACAGGGGGAAGGGGACAatcccagggacagggaacagcaGGAGGGGTGCAGGGGAAGCTCAGGCCCAGGTGGGCTGCCCAGCGTTTGTTTTTCCCCCGGTGCGGGGATGCTGAGCcatctgcaggaggaggaaacGCTATAAAAAGGCCGGGGGGCTCGGAGGGACGTCCTGGCAGGAAGCAGCTTGagtggccagcccggggctcaacaggcttttcctgccttgcagcaaatctcccagctgctctccctgctgcacCAGGGCCAGTTCCAGCCCAAAACAAACTACAGGGGAAACAAGTACACGGCCAAGAACGGCAGCAGGTAAGGCTGGCTCCCAGCACTTCCCTTCCCCACgcccccttcccctgctccagccccaccaggCCAAAACCTCCGAGGGCAGAGGCACACGAGGAAAAGCCTCATCTCCTGAGACTGGAGGTTCTCCCTTCAGGGGCACGTTGTGCTCCTCTGGTCCTGGCTCCCAGTGGTatccagctgctctctgcctccTTCCCGGGGTACCTTTGGCAAGTCCCTCCATACTTACCTGGCTCCTCCATGGCCATGAACCATCCCTTGCCAAGAACTCCGATGGTTCTGGGTGCTCAGGAGCacagaggggcccagctctggaggcagcagcacaaggatGAGTGTTCTCATGGCTCTGGACACTTTCTTAGTGCTGGCCAACATGAGTTTGGGACACCTgaccctgtgccaggggccaGATGAGTGAGGAACTGCAACAGGGCTGGAGGCACTGAGATATCCCAGCTGTGTGCCAAAGATATCCCCAAGCTTCATTAAATGATGCTGTGTGCTCTGGGTACATACTCCTGAGGATGCTGAGTCTTCATCTCTGCCTTcatccccctgtccccacctggCCAGGCCATGGGCAGACACAGCTTTCTCCACGTTTctcacctgcagctgcagaggatggagagggagggagagcagctccagggtATCTGGGGTGCTCCTCACCTGGTCCTGCAGGGGGAAGCTCCTCTGAATTAATGGGGAGGAGCCAGCAGGCTCCTGTTTGCTCAGGATATGCTCCTAGACCCCTGGAAATGTTccagaccaggttggatggggcttggattACCTGGGATGCTATGAAGGATGTCCATGCCCATGACAGGGGTTGGAATGAGTTAggctttcaggtcccttccaacccttcTGTGGTTCTCTGATCTTGCTGCAGAAGGATAAAAACCCTTTCAGGCAAGAAATGTGGAGCAACCTCCCAAAACTCATTAAATGATGGGCACTCAAAATGCCTTTAGTGCTGTGAGTGATGCATGGGGACGGTGGCCAGAGCCCCTCTCTGGGGCATTTTGGGGAGATAAGAGTCCCTTCCCAGGGCTCATTGGGGCTGAAGTGACCTGGGTGTTGTGACCCCTGGCAGGGCTGCGGGGCTGGACATGGGGCTGGACACGGGGCTGGACACGGACTGCCTGAGCACCAAGGACAGCGGGCACGGCGAGAGCGAGGCCGGGGACCGTGACTCCGACAGCGCCTTCGAGCTCTCCGTGCAGCAGCTcgtgggagaggagctggagaccctcctggagccaCAGGCAGGTGAGGTGACCTCGCTGCTGGGacagggtggggctggggggctccaGCAGTGATTCCTCCTCAGGTAACCCACACTAACCCCATCCAGGAGGTCCTGctggcctgcagcagccagggcacaTTGCACCTCCCAGAGTGGCTCTGGCAGGGACAGTTCCAATGTCTGGAACTTCCAGGCTCTTGGTAGCAGGCCAAGGGACTTGCTGAGCTTCATGCTGGGTTTTGCCATGTGTTTATGGCTGCTCTTCCCTCCCGTGGACGTGTATGCTGAGGTTTAGGGTTTAGTGATGTGTGAACTTGGCCTCTGTCATTGCTGAGGGGTGAGGTCCGGTTTCACATTGCAGCTGGTGAACTGCTTCCCATGCTGGCCTGAGCCCTCCCTTCGTGGTCTTCTGGTCCATGCAGAGTGAGAAAGGTGGACACTTGTCCTTGTCAAACCGCTCAAGATGTTATCTACCCTCAGAGCCCCACTGGGTCCTCCTTCCTCTTCATCTCCTGTGACCAACCTGCTgctaattttatcttttttgaGATGTATGATCAAAATTGTGCACAGTGTTTAGGATCCACCAGGGGTACAAGGAGGTTTTCTGGTGTGTTCCTCATTCCTGTCCTGCCCAAGCTCTGAGCCCTGTTTGTTGCGACTCCCAAATCCCTCCTCTGCATGGAGGGAAAGCCATCAACACATGACAGGTTGCTGTTCCCTGGGACAATTATCTGACAGTGACACAGAAATTCACCAGCTACGTTTTGCTCATGGCACTCAGCATTATCAGGTCCTTCAGCAACCCTCTGCTTTTGGGTTTTAGTGGAGTCAACACCAACATTGTCCCCTTGCCATGTCATTTATCACAGTGTTGAGCAGATACTCTGGGACTCTGCTAATGACCTCTCTTGGAGAGGAAGATTAATTATTCCTACCCTCATTTCCCAGCTTTTAACACATATTAGTCCCTACAGAACCTGGCTGTAAATTCAGGCATGGCTCAGGTCCCCTGCAAGCCTGGCTGGTGCTGTTCCATCAGCTCAGGTGACCTCTGCCTTCACAGAATTGAattctggaatggtttggattgaaagggaccttaaagcccatcccattcccacccctgccatggcagggacaccttccgctGTGCCAGACTGCTCTAAgcccaatgtccagcctggtcttggacacttccagggatccaggggcagccagagctgctctgggcaccctgtgccagggcctgcccatcctcccagggaacaattccttcccaataccCCACCTATCTCTGCCTTCTGGCTCTGAGAAGCCATTCCCTTGTCCTGGTACTCCAGACCCTTGTCCAAAGTCATCCAGGACTCTCCATGCAGCCCTTCCAAATTTCCAGAACACAGTTCCCCATGTGACAATGTCAGGTGGttcctctgggagcagcagctccatggctCTCTGTGCTGAGCCTTGCACAGAAGGACTTCTCTGAATCTGCCTGGGCTGGGTTCACCTTCACATGCTTAAAAACTCCTGTCACCATTTCCACCTCCCCTCCCTCTGATCCCGCATTTGAAGCAGTAGTTAATGAACAGCAGCTAATAAACCAGGCAATTTCATAACTGAGTTCCTCTGGCACTTCGGGGTGAATACCATCTGGGCCTGACATTTTCTACATGTTCCTTTTATTGATTTGTTCTAAAAATCTCCTCTCTTGGCATTTCAATTTGAAAGAGTTGGGCTGACTCATGTCCTGTAGCAGAAATTTCATTGTGGAGCCTCTGTGCTCCTCCACAAAAGAGAAACTCAATGAGCTTtgctgctcagagctggtggtTTGAATACCAGAGCTGGGCATTTTTGGTACCCTTTTTTTGGGACAGAACCTGCTGCTTCTCCCACTTTGCCTCCCTGCTCTTTTATTCCAGTAAGAAGCAAACGAAGGAAAGGCTGAGACCTAAAAGTTTCCTTGGATTCTGAGGTCCTGCAGCCAAGAGCAGGGAGCAAAGAggagcccagctccatcccaggtgCACTGACACGCCCTGATCCCAGAAAAGGGACTGGTGGAgctgcccagcagctctggatCCAGTCCTGCCCACACAAGGATAGAAAATCTGGGCTATGGTGAGGCTGATCCACATGAAGCACCATCTCCCGTGATCCTTGgatttgacaggaaaaaaatccttttggaCAAAGTCCTGGAATTCCATGGGATCATtagggctggaaaagcccttcCAGACCATtgttccccagcactgccacgtccACCAGTGACgcgtgtccccagtgccacatccccaTTCCTGGGATGATGAttctaccacttccctgggcagcctgctccacGCCAGCAGGGAATGCTGAGGCTGTGTGGATTCCTGCTGGCCATGCCCAGAGGCTGATCTGTTCCAGACCTGCCAAACCTTCCCCAGGAGCCCAGACCTGCCTGCACAGGCGGCCAAGCGCAGCCGCCGGAGCTTCTgggctccttcctcctctcccagacACAAACAGAGCCGTGGACTTGCATCctgagagggaggaaggaagctCTGCTGGTGCTCAGGAGCATCCTAACAGCTGGCGGAGGCTGGCTGGGCCTTTGTGCTGTTCCCAGCAGGGGGACTGCAagcccaggcagctctgggattGTTGATGTTGTGGGATGAACTCCCAGCACCGTCTGTTAGCTCTGAtcccccagcagcccagcacagcactccCAGCAGCAGATGAGAGATAGAACTTTATGGATGATAAAAACAACCCCTGCTCCCAAAACACCATTAAAACAAGGCAGTAAAGAGTTATTGGTCAAATTAAACATACCTAATTATGAGGTTTTCATGGCCACGGGACCATcagcccagctctccctgcagagagcagaCCAGTTGTGCCCTGCTCCACAGCTGAGGCAGCCAAATATTCAGGGAATGAGGTGGCTTCTTGCAGACTGGGGAGGAGAAAACTGCATGTTTTACAGCTAAACCTGCAGCACACTTGGGTGATATCTCCAGGAACAGTCACTGCAACTCAGATACTGAGATTGCAGCAAGAAACCCTGGATGTGAAGCAACACAAAAGAATTTTGGGTCTCTAGCTGAAACAAAAATCTAAGGGATGTATCTGCCCTTCTCTCCTTACCAGGCTGGAGTCCCAGCTCTTGCCCCCAGCCCATACCAGGACAGTTGTTTTCCAGAGAAGAAGGAGCAATTGCTTGGCTGGCTAAGGAAGGAGCCTTGTCTCAGTCCCTGACTGCAGATCCCAGgtcccagctgtggcagggtaTTGACCACCCTCTGGAATCAGGACAAGAGCATTGGAATGGGGACCCTCCTTTCAGATGACACTTTTTAGTCAGAGCCACACAATTATTACTACTACAGTGACACCAGCCCTTGCCACTCTGGGACTGCTGGGTTTTGTTACCAGTCAGGTTTTGCTGCTCCCAACACCTTTCCTAAACTGGCTAGTTGCTCTGAACGCCCGTGAGGTTCTGGGATGTGCTTTGGGAAGGAACAATGAGGGGCTGGAATGCAGCCTCTGTGCACCACAGCACAGACTCTTGTTTACCAGTTACCTCAAGAAACAAGAATCCCTGTTCCCCTTCCTGTTGTCTGATGAGGAAGCTATTCCAGGCTCTCCCTGCTATGGGGTCCTTCCTTTATTTTCCAGGAGATGTTTATTCATGGACAGCTATAATCACTTCTTCTCTTGCCAACACTATTTTAAGCATAAAGATTTCCTCTGCTGGCACGTATGTCCTCAAAATGATGACAGGTTGCAGTCAAATCCCTGGAGAGCACTTGCTTCCTTAGGAGCAGCAACCCCCAGCTCTTGGGGTCTCCATTGTGTCAGCCTGGATCACTCCTGGTTTCATCTCCAGAGTTTTCCCTACTGGTGTCGTTTCAGCTCCCTCTCCCAGAGATGGATAATCAGATTTGTGTGTAATTCCCCTAATCAGACCCAGTAACAATCCACCCTGGCTGTGCCTCCCTGCCAGCAGGGAATACCCTGAGTCCTCTGTGTGACTCCAGTTGCCCATTGTGGGCCACAATCAAATTACTGGTGCACTAACGAGCCTGCCCCAgtccccagcccaggctcccCCTGCTCCTCAGCTGTTTCCAATCGAGGAGCAACTACTTTAGTGCTCAATTGTTCGGTCCCAGTCTCTAACCATCCAGCTGTGCATTTTATAATCCAGAATTTCATTCTGGTATTATTGTTTTCACAGTAACCCATTTCTTTTTGGTCTCAATCTGCCTCCTTAGCAGCAAATTCCCACCCTGGAGTGACCCTGAAGGGAAGTCCACTATCTTTGTGTCCAACACTTCCTCCTGAAAAGCTTTTCATTGTCTGCTCCCCTTCAGCCAGTACTAAACCCTCCCTCTCTCAGGCTCTGCTAGCGATTTAGTGAAGTGCCAATTGAGACTGCAACAAATGAGAACGTACAGTGATTCTAATGGC from Anomalospiza imberbis isolate Cuckoo-Finch-1a 21T00152 chromosome 15, ASM3175350v1, whole genome shotgun sequence encodes the following:
- the PCDH12 gene encoding protocadherin-12 → LLSKLWLDPTALGAGRGCRGPAVALRTLQGCGGRRDSPWQRGGAAGALPAACWGWGRSALRLPALWWWYLFLSADAQEVATFTVQYRVLEEVPPGTVIGSLAEHFEGGESGEVAETFQLMETPGRFPLHVGSGDGVLSTAGRVDREQLCRHSDPCWVSFNVLAAQNPALIHVEVQVMDVNDNAPRFPTPELELEISESASLRTRIPLDRALDADAGPNARCSYALSPSEHFALEVVSSSDGTRHAELVVVKEVDRELHSSFDLVLTATDHGEPPKSGTALIKVIVLDSNDNSPVFAESSLTVEVREDAQPGTLLVMVTATDPDQGPNGEIEYSLSRHAPPEVLSTFSIDARTGSILLRLPLDYEETHTYELDVQARDLGANPIPAHCKVLVRVLDVNDNAPDVHVTWAAREPVLSEALPKDSFVALVTASDPDSGTNGQVLCSLSQGYEHFRLKRTNSHSFALLTNASLDRERRAEYNLTLVVRDMGDLSLAVLKHLTICISDVNDNAPAFEKAVYEAAVDENSEAPAFLLTVRATDPDLGSNGKVTYRILDPSALGLVSVDPITGDIFALQAFDYEHVRSLEFLVTAEDGGHPKLASNISIRLAVLDRNDNAPIITTPALVGGVATLSVLVNVDTGCCWVVPGNGSTQGAVAVTNATLVSCPANPFLFTIVAKDVDSGINGALRYDLVGGDDAGLFILDPLLGQVSLNASNASSLAGSQRELLVRVSDQGDTPLHTLARLRLLFRRHGAFSKMSARDPGWPGLSVVLLICLAALLGGCVLLLALTLSLRKKDKKDGMAYNCREAEDARRQQQLKKPHRQIQKADIHLVPLLRGRPREPEPPPACQEEQPGTATPAAGGSPQAPLHLTPTLYRTLRNQRTQKGSEEQQGAFELPVLQRRPCPPHRAKHAVKEAVGPAEAPLHGKSLVKPPMGEPRVPAEQPVGAGAAGQPQPHQQILRSLVRLSLVALAEQSPTGEFAMESPPVQQISQLLSLLHQGQFQPKTNYRGNKYTAKNGSRAAGLDMGLDTGLDTDCLSTKDSGHGESEAGDRDSDSAFELSVQQLVGEELETLLEPQAELALKRLTAADPEWVARLSLPLTSSYKDNVFCPESPCSPEDEEAARQEKPRTFETFGKGAGADPGGTRLASTFLSEMSTLFEMILSQKVQEHSEAGAGLLRQLSARGHSLGLGDAAPGL